A stretch of Gemmobacter fulvus DNA encodes these proteins:
- a CDS encoding ATP-binding protein: protein MPFNLLVLACLTYVIFLFLVAFMVERRAAQGAARWLRSPLVYTLSLSIYCTAWTFYGAVGYAARSGLEFLTIYLGPTLVFVGWWWILRKLVHIGRQQRVTSIADMISSRYGKSNLLGVIVTVICVVAATPYIALQLQSVTLSFGVFAAAGSYGWAMPDTNSTAFWVACGLALFTILFGTRNLDANEQHTGVVTAIAVEAVVKLVALLAVGIFVVWFVASGPADIIMRINYSKIADWDLVPSRWAGLTFLSAAAVITLPRMFQVLVVENSDERHLATASWAFPLYLLGMSLFVVPIAVVGLQVLPAGANPDLFVLTLPLSQGQGGLAMLAFLGGFSSATSMVIVAAIALATMVSNHIVMPLWLSMRPAQSVSGDVRRLVLLSRRLSIAGVLGLGYLYFALSGGSAALAAIGLISFVGVAQMLPAMLGGIFWRGATRQGAALGLVLGFVVWGYTLFLPSFGPDGVLPLSLFQHGPFGISWLRPRALFGVEGMDPLVHALFWSLVINTTAFTLGSLLSFPGPVERVQGLAFVNVFDTERAEPRGWAQGQAEPEALLVMAQRILGDEAALNFFEAQARAQGMEGYLPDPVPEFLGALERRLASSVGAATAHAMISELAGRARVTVADLMRVADETAQIMEYSSKLESQREEMTRTARQLREANEKLTQISVQKDAFLSQISHELRTPMTSIRAFSEIMMEGDMPPEMAENYARIIHEEAIRLTRLLDDLLDLSVLENGTVQLNLKLANLSELLDKSLRAAAHTKPERLFSISRDLPAEAIFLRTDPDRLAQVFINLISNARKYCDAARPELRISVRQKGARVVVDFIDNGGGIPKDSQALIFEKFARLTDQTRAGGAGLGLAICREIMANLGGSISYLPGQRGAAFRVTLPLRLEKMPPEVAA from the coding sequence ATGCCTTTCAACCTGCTGGTTCTGGCCTGCCTGACCTATGTGATCTTCTTGTTCCTTGTGGCCTTCATGGTGGAACGCCGGGCGGCGCAGGGGGCGGCGCGCTGGCTGCGCTCGCCGCTGGTCTATACGCTGTCGCTCAGCATCTATTGCACGGCCTGGACCTTTTACGGCGCGGTCGGCTATGCGGCGCGGTCGGGGCTGGAGTTCCTGACCATCTATCTGGGGCCGACTCTGGTGTTCGTGGGCTGGTGGTGGATCCTGCGCAAGCTGGTGCATATCGGGCGGCAACAGCGCGTCACCTCGATTGCTGACATGATTTCAAGCCGTTACGGCAAGTCGAACCTGCTTGGCGTGATCGTGACGGTGATCTGTGTGGTGGCGGCAACGCCCTATATCGCGCTGCAACTGCAATCGGTGACACTCAGCTTCGGGGTGTTTGCCGCCGCGGGTTCCTATGGCTGGGCGATGCCCGATACCAATTCCACCGCCTTCTGGGTGGCCTGCGGTCTTGCGCTGTTCACCATCCTGTTCGGCACCCGCAATCTGGATGCGAATGAACAGCATACCGGGGTGGTGACGGCGATTGCGGTGGAGGCGGTGGTCAAGCTGGTGGCGCTGCTGGCGGTTGGCATCTTTGTGGTCTGGTTCGTGGCCTCGGGCCCGGCCGACATCATCATGCGCATCAATTACTCCAAGATCGCGGATTGGGATCTGGTGCCGTCGCGCTGGGCCGGGCTGACCTTCCTGTCGGCGGCGGCGGTGATCACGCTGCCGCGCATGTTTCAGGTGCTGGTGGTGGAAAACAGCGACGAGCGGCATCTGGCGACCGCCAGCTGGGCCTTTCCGCTCTATCTGCTGGGCATGAGCCTGTTCGTGGTGCCGATTGCGGTGGTGGGGTTGCAGGTGCTGCCCGCCGGGGCGAACCCCGATCTGTTCGTGCTGACCCTGCCGCTGAGCCAGGGGCAGGGCGGTCTGGCGATGCTGGCCTTTCTGGGCGGGTTTTCCTCTGCCACATCGATGGTGATCGTGGCGGCGATTGCGCTGGCGACCATGGTGTCGAACCACATCGTGATGCCGCTGTGGTTGAGCATGCGGCCCGCGCAATCGGTTTCGGGCGATGTGCGGCGGCTGGTGCTGCTGTCGCGCAGGCTGTCGATCGCCGGGGTTCTGGGGCTGGGCTATCTTTACTTCGCGCTGTCGGGCGGTTCGGCGGCGCTGGCGGCCATCGGGCTGATTTCCTTTGTCGGCGTGGCGCAGATGCTGCCTGCGATGCTGGGCGGCATCTTCTGGCGCGGGGCGACCCGGCAGGGGGCGGCGCTGGGGCTGGTGCTGGGCTTTGTGGTCTGGGGGTATACGCTGTTCCTGCCCAGTTTCGGGCCGGATGGCGTATTGCCGCTGTCGCTGTTCCAGCACGGGCCCTTCGGGATCAGCTGGCTGCGCCCCCGCGCGCTGTTCGGGGTGGAGGGCATGGATCCGCTGGTCCATGCACTGTTCTGGAGCCTGGTGATCAACACCACCGCCTTCACGCTCGGATCGCTGCTCAGCTTTCCGGGGCCGGTGGAGCGGGTGCAGGGGCTGGCCTTTGTGAATGTGTTCGATACCGAACGGGCCGAGCCGCGTGGCTGGGCCCAGGGGCAGGCCGAACCCGAGGCGCTTCTGGTGATGGCGCAGCGGATTCTGGGCGATGAAGCGGCGCTGAATTTCTTTGAGGCGCAGGCCCGCGCGCAGGGAATGGAAGGGTATCTGCCCGATCCAGTGCCGGAATTTCTGGGCGCGCTGGAACGGCGGCTGGCCAGTTCGGTGGGCGCGGCCACCGCCCATGCGATGATTTCGGAACTGGCCGGGCGGGCGCGGGTGACGGTGGCCGATCTGATGCGGGTGGCGGATGAAACCGCGCAGATCATGGAATATTCCAGCAAGCTGGAAAGCCAGCGTGAAGAAATGACCCGCACCGCCCGCCAATTGCGCGAGGCGAATGAAAAACTGACGCAGATTTCGGTGCAGAAGGATGCGTTTCTCAGCCAGATCAGCCATGAATTGCGCACGCCGATGACCTCGATCCGCGCGTTTTCCGAGATCATGATGGAAGGCGACATGCCGCCCGAGATGGCCGAAAACTATGCGCGTATCATCCATGAAGAGGCGATCCGTCTGACGCGGCTGCTGGATGATCTGCTGGATCTGTCGGTGCTGGAAAACGGCACGGTGCAATTGAATCTGAAACTCGCCAACCTGTCGGAGCTTCTGGATAAATCCCTGCGTGCGGCGGCGCATACCAAACCCGAGCGGCTGTTTTCGATCAGCCGCGACCTGCCCGCCGAGGCGATTTTCCTGCGCACCGACCCTGACCGGCTGGCGCAGGTGTTCATCAACCTGATCTCCAACGCGCGCAAATATTGCGATGCGGCGCGGCCCGAGCTACGCATTTCGGTGCGGCAGAAGGGGGCGCGGGTGGTGGTGGATTTCATCGACAATGGTGGGGGGATTCCCAAGGACAGTCAGGCGCTCATCTTCGAGAAATTCGCCCGGCTGACCGATCAGACCCGCGCCGGCGGGGCTGGGCTGGGGTTGGCGATCTGCCGCGAGATCATGGCCAATCTGGGCGGCTCCATCAGCTATCTGCCCGGGCAGCGCGGCGCGGCCTTCCGGGTGACGCTGCCGTTGCGGCTGGAAAAAATGCCGCCCGAGGTTGCTGCGTAA
- a CDS encoding FliM/FliN family flagellar motor C-terminal domain-containing protein: MDQGVIRRKLTAVPAAQAMAEGGAARVWPLALARTARDRLGLGLDCGPVRLDRFSLAELLDLPPDRALIAVLEGPRNAMGVLILSPEVLAAVIEMQTLGKVTQQPLIQRRPTRTDAAMVADYLDAVLIAFETALAADADLVWTDGFRYASFLEEARPLALMLEDTAYKVLRCDCDLGGARQGGLVLALPAEGHGRRPERAQAQLAPDPGLRMQFSSDLQAQVLAAEVRVQAVLHRVSLPLSAVLALQPGDLLPLPTAALDRIELAGQDGLKRGLGKLGQHRGMRAIRLLADDQAAMPTPALPQSADPVPAPPARLPLTGTG; this comes from the coding sequence GTGGATCAGGGTGTGATCAGGCGAAAACTGACAGCGGTTCCGGCGGCGCAGGCGATGGCCGAGGGCGGGGCCGCGCGCGTCTGGCCACTGGCGCTGGCGCGGACGGCGCGTGACCGGCTCGGCCTTGGGCTCGACTGCGGGCCGGTGCGGCTGGATCGGTTCTCGTTGGCGGAATTGCTGGATCTGCCGCCCGACCGGGCGCTGATCGCGGTGCTGGAAGGCCCGCGCAATGCGATGGGGGTGCTGATCCTCAGCCCCGAGGTGCTGGCCGCCGTGATCGAAATGCAAACCCTGGGCAAGGTGACGCAGCAGCCGCTGATCCAGCGCAGGCCGACACGGACCGATGCCGCAATGGTGGCCGACTATCTGGATGCGGTGCTGATCGCGTTTGAAACCGCGCTGGCGGCGGATGCCGATCTGGTCTGGACCGACGGCTTTCGCTACGCCTCGTTTCTGGAAGAGGCGCGGCCACTGGCGCTGATGCTGGAGGATACGGCCTATAAGGTGCTGCGCTGCGACTGCGATCTGGGCGGGGCGCGGCAGGGCGGGCTGGTGCTGGCGCTGCCCGCCGAGGGGCATGGGCGGCGACCGGAGCGGGCGCAGGCGCAGCTCGCGCCGGATCCGGGGCTGCGTATGCAGTTTTCGTCAGATCTGCAGGCGCAGGTTCTGGCGGCAGAGGTGCGGGTTCAGGCGGTTCTGCACCGTGTCAGCCTGCCGCTGTCGGCGGTTCTGGCCTTGCAGCCCGGCGATCTGCTGCCCCTGCCCACCGCCGCGCTCGACCGGATCGAACTGGCGGGGCAGGATGGGCTGAAGCGCGGTTTGGGCAAGCTGGGCCAGCATCGCGGCATGCGGGCCATCCGCCTGCTGGCCGATGATCAGGCGGCGATGCCGACGCCCGCCTTGCCGCAAAGCGCCGATCCGGTGCCCGCACCACCCGCCCGGCTTCCGCTGACGGGAACGGGCTGA
- a CDS encoding TIGR01244 family sulfur transferase produces the protein MDIRALTPSYAVSPQITPEDLPAIKAAGYVTVIDNRPDAEIPGALHTAAMRAAAEALGLTFVANPVIGGALTEANVTAQRQAIDSAAGPVFAYCASGNRSSVVWALAHAGRMSADDLIGIPARFGYSLDWLRPTLEQA, from the coding sequence ATGGACATCCGCGCCCTGACCCCGAGCTATGCCGTATCGCCGCAGATCACGCCGGAGGATCTGCCCGCGATCAAGGCCGCAGGTTACGTCACGGTGATCGACAACCGCCCGGATGCTGAAATCCCCGGCGCGCTGCACACGGCCGCCATGCGCGCGGCAGCCGAGGCGCTGGGGCTGACCTTTGTCGCCAATCCGGTGATCGGCGGCGCGCTGACCGAGGCCAATGTGACGGCGCAGCGTCAGGCGATCGACAGCGCCGCCGGGCCGGTCTTTGCTTATTGCGCCTCGGGCAACCGCTCCTCCGTCGTCTGGGCGCTGGCCCATGCAGGGCGGATGAGTGCGGATGATCTGATCGGCATTCCGGCACGCTTCGGCTATAGCCTCGACTGGCTGCGCCCGACGCTGGAACAGGCCTGA
- a CDS encoding MBL fold metallo-hydrolase, translating to MSPHVTAFFDEATNTITYLLREPEGRACAIVDSVLDFDYASGRTDTRSADAVIAQIEAQDLDLQWILETHVHADHLSAAPYIQERLGGKIGIGDRITVVQATFGKIFNEGTRFQRDGSQFDRLFRDGDSLQIGQMRCDVLHTPGHTPACLTYVIGDAAFVGDTLFMPDFGTARCDFPGGSAEDLYDSVQKILRLPDATRIFVCHDYMAPGREVFAWESTVGEQRARNVHIGAGRDKAEFVAMRQRRDASLAMPRLIIPSLQVNMRAGQMPEPEDNGLRYLKVPLNGL from the coding sequence ATGTCGCCCCATGTCACCGCGTTTTTTGACGAAGCGACCAATACCATCACCTATCTGCTGCGCGAACCCGAAGGGCGGGCCTGCGCCATTGTCGATTCCGTTCTGGATTTCGACTATGCCTCCGGTCGGACCGATACCCGTTCCGCCGATGCCGTGATTGCGCAGATCGAGGCGCAAGATCTTGATCTGCAATGGATCCTTGAAACCCATGTCCATGCCGATCACCTGTCTGCCGCGCCCTATATTCAAGAGCGTCTGGGCGGCAAGATCGGCATTGGCGACCGGATCACCGTTGTGCAGGCGACCTTCGGCAAGATCTTCAACGAGGGCACGCGGTTCCAGCGCGACGGCAGCCAGTTTGACCGGCTGTTCCGCGATGGCGACAGCCTGCAGATCGGCCAGATGCGTTGCGATGTGCTGCACACGCCGGGCCATACGCCCGCCTGCCTGACCTATGTGATCGGCGATGCCGCCTTTGTCGGGGACACGCTGTTCATGCCCGATTTCGGCACGGCGCGCTGTGATTTTCCGGGCGGATCGGCAGAAGATCTTTATGATTCGGTGCAGAAGATCCTGCGCCTGCCCGATGCCACCCGCATCTTTGTCTGCCATGATTACATGGCCCCCGGACGCGAGGTCTTTGCCTGGGAGAGCACTGTGGGCGAGCAGAGGGCCCGCAATGTGCATATCGGGGCCGGGCGCGACAAGGCAGAGTTCGTGGCCATGCGGCAGCGCCGGGATGCCTCGCTGGCCATGCCCCGACTGATCATCCCGTCGCTGCAGGTGAACATGCGCGCGGGCCAGATGCCAGAGCCCGAGGACAATGGCCTGCGCTATCTGAAAGTGCCGCTGAACGGGCTGTAG
- a CDS encoding TraR/DksA family transcriptional regulator, whose amino-acid sequence MATLAERKTQLERRLGTLQARLTAIEAELDSHQAQDWEELAVERETDEVLEGMGLSGQQEIRMIEAALGRIAAGDYGTCTKCGAEIGEARLNVLPFTPFCRNCAT is encoded by the coding sequence ATGGCCACGCTGGCAGAACGCAAGACACAGCTTGAACGGCGGCTGGGCACATTGCAGGCGCGGCTGACCGCCATCGAGGCCGAACTGGACAGCCATCAGGCGCAAGACTGGGAAGAGCTGGCGGTCGAACGGGAAACCGATGAGGTGCTGGAGGGCATGGGCCTCTCGGGCCAGCAGGAAATCCGCATGATCGAGGCGGCGCTGGGGCGGATCGCGGCGGGGGATTACGGGACATGCACCAAATGCGGGGCAGAGATCGGCGAGGCGCGGCTGAACGTGCTGCCCTTCACGCCCTTCTGCCGGAACTGCGCAACATGA
- a CDS encoding enoyl-CoA hydratase-related protein: MDQQAGPLRQERHGAVLVLVIDAPPVNALGHALRAALWQAIEVAEADATVGAVLIRAAGRTFPAGADISEFGQPPRAPQLPDLCDRIEACPKPVLAAIHGTALGGGLELALAAHARIARADAMLGLPEVTLGILPGAGGTQRVPRLIGAEQALRLMLTGKPVPAAEALALGLLDGVVEDGLEVAALRLAEGLVGRRLTATRDRREGMRDGAAYQAAVAAARLAQAGARLPAGARIVDCVEAAQLLPIEQGMVFERAAFADLVATPEAAGLRHAFFAERAAARFPEAKAEARPVAQLGVIGAAGSDLALLALQAGCPVVLVEPNRPQLVEALERIAAAQETAVQEGRLTPAARDADWERLTPALGAAALADSDLVLVADAGLLAEAAEAAPPGAVLALTGRGALPDSPRASDMIGLRLVGGRLAELAVGPQTAPEAVATARAVARRLGLLCLRAAAPGGIAGRVMLAGRAAVTHLLAQGEAPARVAGALRGFGLPQLAPEAAAEAPETGASAGRIIAQVLSAMANEGARLLERGIAQRASDIDFALVAGLGFPRWQGGPMFWADQRGLLILRRDLAEWGQEAPEIWAMAPLIADLAAQGGHFADHAAQAGSGQKDA, translated from the coding sequence ATGGATCAGCAGGCAGGGCCGCTGCGGCAAGAGCGTCATGGCGCAGTGCTGGTGCTGGTGATCGACGCGCCGCCGGTGAATGCGCTGGGTCATGCGCTGCGTGCCGCACTGTGGCAGGCCATCGAGGTCGCCGAGGCGGATGCGACGGTGGGGGCGGTGCTGATCCGCGCCGCTGGCCGCACCTTTCCGGCGGGGGCCGACATCAGCGAATTCGGCCAGCCGCCGCGCGCGCCGCAATTGCCAGACCTGTGTGACCGGATCGAGGCCTGCCCCAAGCCGGTGCTGGCGGCGATCCACGGCACGGCGCTGGGCGGCGGGTTGGAACTGGCGCTCGCGGCCCATGCGCGTATTGCGCGGGCCGATGCGATGCTGGGCCTGCCCGAGGTGACGCTGGGCATCCTGCCGGGGGCGGGCGGCACGCAACGGGTGCCGCGGCTGATCGGGGCCGAGCAGGCGCTGCGGCTGATGCTGACGGGCAAGCCGGTTCCTGCGGCCGAGGCGCTTGCGCTTGGGCTGCTGGATGGTGTGGTCGAGGATGGTCTGGAGGTGGCGGCGCTGCGGCTGGCCGAAGGGCTGGTGGGGCGGCGGCTGACGGCAACGCGCGACCGACGCGAGGGGATGCGCGATGGCGCAGCCTATCAGGCGGCGGTGGCGGCGGCGCGACTGGCGCAGGCGGGGGCACGGTTGCCCGCCGGGGCGCGGATCGTGGATTGCGTGGAGGCGGCGCAGTTGCTGCCGATCGAACAGGGAATGGTGTTTGAACGCGCCGCCTTTGCCGATCTGGTGGCCACACCCGAGGCCGCCGGTCTGCGCCATGCGTTTTTCGCCGAACGGGCTGCCGCGCGCTTCCCCGAGGCCAAGGCCGAAGCCCGGCCCGTTGCGCAACTGGGCGTGATCGGCGCGGCAGGATCGGATCTGGCGCTGCTGGCGCTTCAGGCCGGATGTCCGGTGGTGCTGGTGGAGCCGAACCGCCCTCAACTCGTTGAGGCGCTGGAGCGGATCGCTGCCGCTCAGGAAACCGCCGTGCAGGAGGGGCGGCTGACCCCTGCGGCCCGCGATGCGGATTGGGAGCGGCTGACCCCTGCGCTGGGTGCGGCGGCGCTGGCCGACAGCGATCTGGTGCTGGTGGCAGATGCGGGTCTGCTGGCCGAGGCCGCCGAAGCGGCGCCGCCCGGCGCGGTGCTGGCGCTGACCGGGCGGGGGGCGCTGCCGGACAGCCCGCGCGCCAGTGACATGATCGGCCTGCGGCTGGTGGGCGGGCGGCTGGCAGAGCTGGCGGTCGGGCCGCAGACCGCGCCCGAAGCCGTGGCCACGGCGCGGGCGGTGGCGCGGCGGCTTGGGCTGCTGTGCCTGCGCGCGGCGGCTCCGGGGGGCATTGCCGGGCGGGTGATGCTGGCTGGACGGGCGGCGGTGACGCATCTTCTGGCACAGGGCGAGGCTCCGGCACGGGTGGCCGGGGCGCTGCGCGGCTTTGGCCTGCCACAGCTTGCGCCCGAGGCCGCGGCGGAAGCGCCTGAAACCGGTGCATCGGCGGGGCGGATCATCGCGCAGGTGCTGAGTGCTATGGCCAATGAGGGCGCGCGCCTGCTGGAGCGGGGGATTGCACAGCGCGCCTCGGATATCGACTTTGCGCTGGTGGCGGGTCTTGGTTTTCCGCGCTGGCAGGGTGGCCCGATGTTCTGGGCGGATCAGCGCGGTTTGCTGATCCTGCGTCGTGATCTGGCGGAATGGGGGCAGGAAGCGCCCGAGATCTGGGCGATGGCCCCGCTGATTGCCGATCTGGCTGCGCAGGGCGGCCATTTTGCCGACCATGCCGCGCAGGCGGGATCAGGCCAGAAGGATGCCTGA
- a CDS encoding malonic semialdehyde reductase: protein MADQETVARIEAARAEMPALPQAGLDLLFEVAQTHTGWQDRPVAPALLEQVLDLAKMGPTAMNQQPLRVIFVQSTEAKARLAPAMSKGNLDKTMAAPATAIMCYDLEFWRNLPELWPHADVSAGFRDKPEVARDNAQRNGTLQAGYFIMAARALGLDCGPMGGFDRGKVAAAFLDGRPWEVNFLINLGYGDASRVHPRNPRLPFARMAEVL, encoded by the coding sequence ATGGCAGATCAGGAGACGGTGGCGCGGATCGAGGCGGCACGGGCGGAAATGCCCGCCTTGCCACAGGCAGGGTTGGATCTGCTGTTCGAGGTGGCGCAGACCCATACCGGCTGGCAGGACCGCCCGGTTGCACCCGCCTTGCTGGAACAGGTGCTGGATCTGGCCAAGATGGGGCCGACCGCGATGAACCAGCAACCGCTGCGGGTGATCTTCGTGCAATCGACCGAGGCGAAGGCCCGGCTGGCCCCGGCGATGAGCAAGGGCAATCTTGACAAGACCATGGCCGCACCCGCGACCGCGATCATGTGTTACGATCTGGAATTCTGGCGCAATCTGCCGGAGCTCTGGCCCCATGCTGATGTCAGCGCGGGTTTCCGTGACAAGCCCGAGGTGGCGCGCGACAATGCGCAGCGCAACGGCACGCTTCAGGCCGGATATTTCATCATGGCGGCGCGGGCGCTGGGCTTGGATTGCGGGCCGATGGGCGGATTTGACCGGGGCAAGGTGGCCGCCGCCTTTCTGGACGGGCGGCCCTGGGAGGTGAACTTTCTGATCAATCTCGGTTATGGCGATGCCAGCCGCGTGCATCCCCGCAACCCCCGGCTGCCTTTCGCCCGTATGGCCGAGGTGCTGTGA
- a CDS encoding DUF2312 domain-containing protein, with translation MSDLNDAYNVTADELKQFIERFEQLEAEKKDVAEQQKELMAEAKGRGYDTKVLKKVVALRKRSADDIAEEEAILDLYKAALGMQ, from the coding sequence ATGAGCGACCTGAACGACGCCTATAACGTGACCGCAGACGAGCTGAAGCAATTCATCGAACGTTTCGAACAGCTTGAGGCGGAAAAGAAAGATGTGGCCGAACAGCAGAAAGAGCTGATGGCCGAAGCCAAGGGCCGGGGCTATGACACCAAGGTTCTGAAAAAAGTCGTCGCCCTGCGCAAACGCAGCGCCGATGACATTGCCGAAGAAGAGGCGATCCTGGATCTCTACAAGGCCGCCCTCGGGATGCAATAA